A DNA window from Aspergillus nidulans FGSC A4 chromosome V contains the following coding sequences:
- a CDS encoding uncharacterized protein (transcript_id=CADANIAT00003858): MRELTRHTDSRTAYQLSLLKLGFSGDEAKDVSLAPVFTGPVLYTQPNLVPSQYGLLAGVLELRALGSPDLDSQAYGEDPRLFFNHTLSCLLEGCLIPSAAGQLHNPLTAVVFHYDTFIGDQGGSPCEAAFLATSPKCPSEGSLCPQQISEIFRFKIRVHPLQINQQDLNTKRMLDLMTAGQGSSSGPLYLHTVQRVLREMRLLQQVSGGRFDYQDFKKRIFDSDLLPSQQQPLRQRLDILESFMPSQQIIASTSKKGKKAVNDAGTSWSPKTGCGISSWVAANRKTLSDSAKACAVLKAVSHLQDFLTTTILLSPFFFSDSFFMRRPFTMIMEEESRTTGCTELTAKKPSTSYYYSYICNAYPLQTKLSLSLSPGY; this comes from the exons ATGCGGGAACTGACACGGCATACAGACTCAAGAACGGCATATCAGCTCAGTCTCCTGAAGCTGGGTTTTTCAGGTGATGAGGCTAAAGACGTCTCTCTTGCGCCGGTGTTTACTGGCCCCGTGCTCTATACACAGCCCAACTTGGTACCGTCGCAATATGGTTTGTTGGCCGGTGTCTTAGAGCTCCGTGCGTTAGGATCTCCGGACCTGGATAGCCAGGCTTATGGAGAAGACCCCcgtcttttcttcaa CCACACCCTTTCCTGTTTACTCGAGGGGTGCTTGATTCCGTCTGCGGCTGGCCAACTTCATAATCCTCTGACAGCAGTTGTATTCCATTACGACACATTCATCGGCGACCAGGGCGGTTCACCGTGCGAGGCTGCCTTCCTCGCCACCAGTCCCAAATGTCCAAGTGAGGGTTCTCTGTGCCCCCAACAAATTTCCGAAATATTCAG GTTCAAAATCCGTGTTCACCCGCTCCAAATAAATCAGCAAGACCTGAACACAAAACGTATGCTGGATCTCATGACAGCAGGCCAAGGGAGCAGTTCTGGCCCCCTGTACCTCCATACTGTGCAGCGAGTCTTGAGGGAAATGCGCCTTCTACAGCAGGTTTCTGGAGGGAGATTCGACTATCAGGACTTTAAGAAACGGATTTTTGATTCTGATCTCCTGCCctcccagcaacagcctcTACGGCAACGCCTGGACATCCTCGAGAGCTTTatgcccagccagcaaatcaTTGCAAGCACGAGtaaaaaggggaaaaaggcaGTTAATGACGCCGGAACTAGCTGGTCGCCAAAG ACAGGGTGTGGAATCAGCAGCTGGGTTGCGGCTAACAGAAAG accttaagtgactcggccaaggcctgcgctgtcctgaaggcggtgagccacctacaagacttcctcacaacaacaatccttctttctcctttcttctttagcgattccttctt tatgaggagaccttttactatgataatggaagaagaaa GCAGAACTACAGGCTGTACAGAACTCACAGCTAAGAAACCATCTACCAGTTACTACTACAGTTATATCTGTAATGCCTATCCCTTACAAACAAAGCTATCcctgtccttgtcacctGGATATTGA
- a CDS encoding uncharacterized protein (transcript_id=CADANIAT00003859): protein MQAVHLRLYLLLQKEDTLARTYHPQTDRSTERINRVSPFYLSHRYNLSLFSLTEEVEQLAEEPAKSPIQKGEAIVQKVKEALDWA, encoded by the exons ATGCAAGCTGT ACACCTAAGGctatatcttcttctgcagaaggag GACACCCTGGCTAGga cctatcacCCCCAGACTGatagatcaacagagaggatAAACA gggtcagccccttctacctAAGCCATAGATATAACCTCAGCCTATTTAGCCTTActgaggaggtagagcaactagctgaagaaccagccaagagtcctatccagaaaggggaagctatTGTacagaaagttaaggaagccctagactgggcttAA